A genomic window from Anthonomus grandis grandis chromosome 2, icAntGran1.3, whole genome shotgun sequence includes:
- the LOC126733636 gene encoding larval cuticle protein A2B-like, translating into MIKLVVTLTVLALGSGSPILEPYGASIAVAHAPVAVKAEPYDPHPQYKFQYGVSDPHTGDQKTQEEVRDGDVVKGSYSLVEPDGSRRRVDYTADPVNGFNAVVKKEPLHHVQPVVSHAPVAVAHAPVAVAHAPIAVAHAPIAIAHAPTLTYAHAPLAVAHTPAYSHGPAFALDHAPVISHAPPVHFCFGTCTRGHWI; encoded by the exons ATGATTAAG TTGGTTGTAACCCTAACCGTTTTAGCCCTCGGGTCAGGCAGTCCAATTTTGGAACCCTATGGTGCATCCATTGCTGTTGCGCATGCTCCAGTAGCCGTCAAAGCGGAGCCTTACGATCCTCATCCACAATACAAGTTCCAATATGGAGTTAGC GATCCCCACACAGGCGACCAAAAAACACAAGAAGAAGTTCGTGATGGAGACGTGGTCAAGGGCTCTTACTCCCTCGTGGAACCAGACGGTTCGCGCAGGCGCGTCGACTACACTGCCGATCCCGTAAATGGTTTCAACGCCGTAGTTAAGAAGGAACCTCTACATCATGTTCAACCTGTAGTTAGCCATGCCCCGGTAGCTGTCGCTCATGCTCCAGTAGCTGTTGCCCACGCCCCAATAGCTGTAGCTCACGCCCCTATTGCTATAGCCCACGCCCCCACATTAACTTATGCACATGCGCCTCTAGCG GTGGCTCACACACCAGCGTATAGTCATGGCCCTGCCTTTGCCTTGGACCACGCTCCCGTCATATCTCACGCCCCCCCTGTACACTTCTGTTTTGGCACATGCACCCGCGGTCACTGGATATAG